One window from the genome of Rhizoctonia solani chromosome 15, complete sequence encodes:
- a CDS encoding cytochrome P450 family protein, with amino-acid sequence MVMDPALMIGQKTLPQLDMATFGGSLMLQLAYGYKPRDPQDRFYTEVKLATRNIVEAAMQTNFLVNVFPVLSYIPDWFPGTGWKCIAREWKMQQERAKNEPYEWLKAHVASGTYQPSIVSSLLQDHKLLSGFSSLEQDKRLKEIGIVLFGAGTDTGTRATIRAIGRDVRHYENPEVFNPDRFMNPEVQRPPVFGWGRRKCPGVYFAEVSVFIIVASMLATFTFSKKRDAGGHEIVPQVELERNSLITELKPFEFELKLRSEDHMQLIIEANPDTE; translated from the exons ATGGTTATGGATCCAGCACT GATGATTGGTCAGAAAACGTTGCCGCAGCTCGATATGGCGACCTTTGGCG GGTCATTAATGCTTCAACTCGCTTATGGATACAAGCCTCGAGATCCTCAAGACAGATTCTACACGGAAGTAAAATTGGCAACACGTAATATCGTAGAAGCAGCCATGCAAACAA ACTTCCTTGTAAACGTGTTCCCGGTCCTGTCATATATTCCAGACTGGTTTCCTGGGACAGGCTGGAAGTGCATAGCAAGAGAGTggaagatgcaacaagagagAGCAAAAAATGAGCCTTACGAATGGCTCAAAGCCCACGTT GCCAGTGGAACTTACCAGCCTTCTATCGTTAGCTCTTTACTTCAAGATCATAAATTGTTATCTGGGTTCAGCTCTCTGGAACAAGATAAACGACTAAAGGAAATTGGTATCGTGTTGTTTGGAG CCGGAACTGATACC GGCACTCGTGCTACAATTAGGGCTATCGGTCGGGATGTTCGTCACTACGAAAATCCTGAAGTGTTTAATCCAGATAGATTTATGAATCCCGAAGTTCAACGACCACCAGTGTTTGGGTGGGGAAGACG TAAATGTCCTGGTGTTTATTTTGCCGAAGTTTCGGTCTTCATCATAGTTGCTTCGATGCTCGCTACATTCACCTTCTCAAAGAAAAGGGACGCTGGGGGCCATGAAATTGTACCGCAAGTAGAGCTAGAACGTAACTCACTTATCAC TGAGCTCAAGCCGTTCGAGTTTGAGTTGAAGTTGAGATCAGAAGACCACATGCAGCTCATAATTGAAGCCAATCCTGACACGGAGTGA
- a CDS encoding FAD-binding domain protein — protein MFLDTLSKTPGILTPFDAEFNRGVDRPTASGCNESNGQPHQARGVAVGTVAMQSLGSKLTGTGERPGAKEHDSLSAFPRRGSEGFVLTSEQVQELRALVCSGQALTIAAGSLYQAAAFNGNLLHALKLPHVVVVPTTVKEIQDISFGPKGITFDLDSTPKTATIPAGCRWGDVYRCLEEAGRSEMVLGGRCASVGVSGFTMGGGVSPFSRQYGLGIDSVLSFRLITADGDDITVGRKDTCERKKNLFWALRGGGGGNFGVLVEFTTQLHDLGNNDGMVIGGGFSWKFPEGQSKFKEMIDKLNSHDQPWPNELTMNVLWRGDRGQLTVVYDGTEENLHRHIEPLTGFGGESNFKLCKWSNIAIQEQGWGPGSPAFHHHTPFIYGHRALSSDFISKVDTIMEELRGVLSRYDPNGKAYLTWVHVGGKAAEVGAKDTAFYWRDASYVSYLKLQWYNRHATNAMIDYVRKVKQKLLPYTLQGKAAYVNFTDPTIPNWQDAYYGDNYPRLQQVKKDWDPDNFFRFEQSIELPGQKALMPYADHFTFVHETLSPYDMGLNTDTGRSLDKAIEQIKDDWYAHSLPCTEELWSMEDPSEDEVLEVIRKQCML, from the exons ATGTTTCTCGACACACTATCCAAGACACCAGGTATTCTAACCCCTTTTGATGCCGAGTTCAATAGGGGGGTAGATCGTCCAACAGCATCG GGATGCAATGAAAGCAACGGACAACCTCATCAAGCTAGAGGTGTAGCTGTTGGCACTGTAGCT ATGCAGTCGTTAGGAAGCAAACTCACCGGTACGGGAGAGCGTCCAGGGGCGAAGGAGCATGATTCTCTATCAGCGTTTCCACGAAGGGGGTCAGAAGGCTTCGTGCTTACTTCCGAACAAGTCCAAGAATTGCGCGCACTAGTTTGCTCGGGTCAGGCCTTGACTATTGCTGCCGGAAGCCTATATCAAGCAGCCGCATTTAATGGCAACTTACTTCACGCTTTGAAACTACCCCATGTGGTTGTTGTTCCGACCACTGTCAAGGAGATTCAAGATATA AGCTTTGGCCCCAAGGGAATTACCTTCGATCTTGATAGTACGCCCAAAACCGCAACTATTCCGGCAGGATGCCGATGGGGCGATGTCTATAGATGCTTGGAGGAAGCAGGTCGTAGCGAAATGGTTCTGGGAGGGCGATGTGCTTCAGTCGGCGTTTCAGGTTTTACTATGGGCGGGGGCGTTAGCCCGTTTTCTCGTCAGTATGGTCTAGGGATAGATAGCGTTCTTAGCTTCAGGCTCATCACTGCCGATGGGGACGACATCACCGTTGGTCGGAAAGATACTTGCGAAAGGAAGAAGAACCTGTTTTGGGCTTTACGGGGTGGAGGCGGGGGTAACTTTGGGGTCCTTGTCGAGTTCACTACCCAACTCCACGACCTTGGTAACAATGATGGGATGGTAATTGGCGGAGGTTTTTCCTGGAAGTTCCCCGAGGGCCAGTCCAAGTTCAAAGAAATGATCGACAAGCTTAATTCGCATGATCAACCATGGCCTAACGAACTCACCATGAATGTACTTTGGCGGGGGGACCGAGGGCAGTTGACGGTAGTATACGATGGAACTGAGGAGAATCTCCACAGACACATCGAACCCTTGACAGGCTTTGGAGGAGAGTCAAATTTCAAGCTATGCAAGTGGTCAAATATTGCTATTCAAGAACAAGGATGGGGCCCAGGGAGCCCGGCATTCCATCATCACACCCCCTTCATCTACGGTCATCgtgctttgagctcagaCTTCATTTCGAAAGTAGACACGATCATGGAAGAGCTACGTGGAGTACTAAGTAGATACGACCCAAACGGGAAGGCATATCTAACTTGGGTTCATGTCGGGGGAAAGGCTGCAGAGGTTGGCGCAAAGGACACAGCGTTCTATTGGCGCGATGCTTCGTACGTCAGCTACTTAAAGCTCCAGTGGTACAATCGTCACGCGACAAACGCAATGATCGACTACGTGCGAAAGGTCAAGCAGAAGTTACTCCCGTACACATTACAAGGCAAAGCGGCTTATGTAAACTTTACCGACCCAACTATTCCTAACTGGCAAGATGCGTACTATGGAGACAACTACCCTCGTCTCCAGCAGGTCAAAAAAGACTGGGACCCTGATAACTTCTTCCGCTTTGAGCAAAGCATCGAGCTGCCAGGACAGAAGG CTTTAATGCCGTATGCTGACCACTTTACTTTTGTGCATGAAACGCTATCTCCATACGACATGGGTCTGAATACAGATACCGGGAGGAGCTTAGACAAGGCGATCGAGCAAATCAAGGATGATTGGTACGCACACTCGCTACCCTGCACAGAGGAGCTTTGGAGCATGGAGGACCCATCGGAAGATGAGGTGCTGGAGGTTATCAGAAAGCAATGTATGCTCTAA
- a CDS encoding cytochrome P450 family protein → MVVNPDVQAKAQQELDSVLGHATLPKMSDKNRLPYIRNVIDEVFRLYPVLPMEAISDVLEKRTASYSSRPPVPMVKDPSLMNWPGNLPLMEYGDAWRHYRRIMNNWLSIRAVAQFNDFQEQQARFLLRRLLSATNHVQPFEHIKDEINFALGSMMLQLAYGYKPKTPQDPFMKELQLTVHNVTSASMQTNFLVNLFPAMAYIPDWFPGTGWKVTAREYGAQKEKARKEPYEWVKSRVATGTHQTSIIGSLLQDHELLSGSSAAEREEWLKEIGVTTFGAGADTSTTLLINFIFAMVVNPDAQARAQRELTSLLGHAVLPKMSDKKRLPYIRNLIDEVLRLYPVMPFGLWVVIPVITKILKCLIPIGFWTPRFHVHQPLDGVDGEYILQTIDLKYERHPTNQSLCMATSKCPGFHFAEDSAFIIAASMLSIFTFLQKKDINGDVIVPQAEPERNSMIFELKPFEFELRLRSEEHRQLVLSTSADGI, encoded by the exons ATGGTCGTGAATCCCGACGTTCAAGCCAAGGCCCAGCAAGAACTCGACTCTGTTCTCGGTCACGCCACTTTACCGAAGATGTCAGATAAGAATCGACTACCGTACATCAGGAACGTGATAGACGAAGTGTTTCGGTTGTATCCCGTTTTGCCGATGG AAGCTATATCCGATGTTCTTGAGAAACGCACAGCGTCTTACTCATCCCGACCACCCGTACCCATGGTCAAAGATCCTTCATT GATGAACTGGCCGGGAAACCTCCCGCTGATGGAATATGGGGATGCCTGGAGGCACTATCGTCGAATAATGAACAATTGGCTTAGCATACGCGCTGTTGCCCAGTTCAATGACTTCCAGGAGCAGCAAGCCCGTTTCCTTCTCAGACGCCTGTTGAGTGCTACAAATCATGTGCAACCGTTTGAGCACATAAAAGACGAAATCAACTT TGCTTTGGGATCTATGATGCTCCAGCTTGCCTACGGGTATAAACCCAAGACCCCCCAGGACCCATTTATGAAAGAACTGCAGCTGACTGTACATAACGTAACATCTGCGAGCATGCAAACAA ATTTCCTTGTTAACCTGTTCCCAGCTATGGCATACATTCCAGACTGGTTTCCTGGGACTGGCTGGAAGGTCACAGCGAGAGAATATGGAGCACAGAAAGAAAAAGCAAGAAAGGAGCCATATGAATGGGTCAAATCTCGGGTG GCCACAGGAACACATCAAACCTCTATTATCGGCTCTTTACTTCAAGATCACGAGCTATTATCTGGATCGAGTGCTGCCGAACGGGAAGAGTGGTTAAAGGAAATCGGAGTCACAACATTTGGAG CCGGAGCAGACACT TCTACCACTCTTCTCATCAATTTTATATTCGCAATGGTCGTAAATCCCGATGCACAGGCGAGGGCGCAGAGAGAGCTCACCTCTCTTCTCGGTCATGCCGTTTTACCGAAAATGTCCGACAAGAAGCGACTACCATACATCAGGAACCTAATCGACGAAGTGCTCCGATTGTATCCCGTTATGCCGTTTG GGCTGTGGGTCGTGATCCCCGTCATTACAAAGATCCTGAAGTGTTTGATCCCGATAGGTTTCTGGACCCCGAGGTTCCACGTCCATCAGCCTTTGGATGGGGTAGACGGTGAGTACATCCTCCAAACAATTGATCTCAAGTACGAGCGGCATCCCACCAACCAATCGCTGTGTATGGCTACCAGCAAATGTCCCGGCTTTCATTTTGCAGAAGACTCGGCGTTCATTATCGCTGCATCGATGCTTTCGATCTTTACTTTCTTACAGAAGAAAGACATTAACGGTGATGTTATTGTACCTCAAGCCGAACCGGAGCGTAACTCTATGATATT TGAGTTAAAGCCATTCGAATTTGAGCTTAGGTTGAGGTCAGAAGAGCACCGGCAGCTCGTGCTCAGTACCAGTGCCGATGGAATATGA
- a CDS encoding cytochrome P450 family protein, translating to MIDTQATLYAALTAAVVCYSWNRIRRPKIRHPPSPWSLPFLGNLFSIPPGYEYISFAKLGQQLKSDIIYLEILGHKHIIVNSAEAASELLDKHAVFHSSRPPVPMVKDPSLMNWPEIFALMEYTDTWRHYRRMMNNWLNVRAVTQFNDLQERQARSLLKRIMRVAGHQEPFDQLKEEIYL from the exons ATGATAGATACCCAAGCCACTCTGTACGCGGCACTCACAGCCGCTGTGGTTTGCTACTCCTGGAACCGGATTCGGCGCCCAAAAATCCGCCACCCACCTTCTCCCTGGTCTCTTCCGTTTCTCGGCAACCTGTTCTCGATCCCTCCTGGCTACGAGTACATCTCGTTCGCGAAACTTGGACAACAACTGAAAT CGGACATTATTTACTTAGAAATACTCGGCCATAAGCATATCATAGTCAATTCTGCGGAAGCTGCGTCCGAGCTTCTTGACAAGCATGCTGTATTCCACTCGTCCCGACCACCTGTCCCCATGGTCAAGGATCCCTCACT AATGAACTGGCCCGAAATATTTGCGCTGATGGAGTATACCGATACCTGGAGGCACTATCGTCGCATGATGAACAATTGGCTCAACGTGCGCGCCGTGACCCAGTTCAACGACCTGCAAGAGCGGCAAGCTCGTTCACTCTTGAAACGGATAATGCGCGTTGCGGGCCATCAGGAGCCATTTGATCAGCTCAAGGAGGAAATCTACTTGTAA
- a CDS encoding bromodomain associated protein, producing MDGTAHQHLHRATLRVLHSHNFSSSSSLASHTLTALYAEYLDLLARSFAAHSHHGGRTNPSWPDAVNALSEVGVDVDELSTWLGTEAGEVGKNTSLRDEVQMREERGYWEAHCLLEHLSEGVVRGEPGIHLVYAQLPSPVQSDNEDEDEDSPYQVYTPDSKPVALPPSPISRSPSPASKRTRPNEWTTSPPDHIPDFLPPFPTTSPSTAPAPMPSTKLSRHKSVPSISSTGAIPYVRSALANASLPPLEAPVRSVPPKEISTITIPSVALREALSQHSTDPTPPFPFPQSTPGTNPARSKAARVLANALNQAFDASDSMFGAWGGVETGQPHGHGFGVPVLLDQQGELVLGKKGFDRVGSLATSGVGGRVIPREQDIGSVMGYLNSAILPLAHTFLAPSALHKITRIVPPQPLRDSADADKAQPMFYHTERSTIAPWCLPVPEADGGGPLNGTGEGLPEARLVPTWDWTAKDYESGLRRAKA from the exons ATGGATGGAACAGCACACCAACACCTTCACCGAGCAACACTCCGAGTTCTCCATTCCCACAACTtctcatcgtcatcgtcccTTGCATCTCACACACTTACAGCACTCTATGCAGAATACTTGGATCTGCTAGCACGGTCGTTTGCTGCCCATTCTCACCACGGTGGACGAACAAATCCGTCATGGCCGGATGCCGTCAATGCCTTGTCAGAAGTCGGGGTTGATGTGGATGAGTTGTCCACGTGGCTGGGGACTGAAGCTGGGGAAGTGGGCAAAAATACGTCGTTGCGGGACGAGGTCCAGATGCGGGAAGAAAGGGGGTACTGGGA GGCTCATTGTCTTTTAGAGCATTTATCAGAGGGTGTAGTGCGGGGTGAACCAGGAATCCACCTTGTTTACGCTCAATTACCCTCACCTGTCCAATCGGATaatgaggatgaggacgagGATAGTCCGTATCAAGTATATACACCAGACTCTAAACCCGTTGCACTCCCGCCATCTCCAATCTCCCGCTCACCCTCTCCAGCATCTAAACGAACGCGACCCAACGAATGGACAACTTCTCCACCAGACCATATTCCCGATTTTCTCCCGCCCTTTCCAACAACCAGCCCGTCCACGGCTCCTGCTCCAATGCCCAGTACCAAATTGTCGAGGCACAAGTCAGTCCCGTCGATATCCTCAACAGGAGCGATACCTTACGTCCGCTCGGCACTCGCAAATGCCTCATTACCACCATTGGAGGCCCCGGTCCGGTCCGTTCCACCAAAGGAAATAAGCACCATTACTATTCCCTCGGTCGCACTACGGGAAGCTTTATCCCAACACTCTACCGATCCTACACCCCCGTTTCCATTTCCCCAGTCAACACCTGGAACAAACCCAGCTCGGTCCAAGGCAGCGCGTGTGCTCGCCAATGCACTCAATCAGGCCTTCGACGCGTCAGACTCAATGTTTGGCGCCTGGGGTGGAGTGGAAACTGGCCAACCGCATGGTCATGGATTCGGTGTACCTGTGCTACTCGACCAACAAGGCGAACTCGTGCTCGGGAAGAAAGGGTTCGATAGAGTGGGGTCGTTGGCAACTAGTGGTGTAGGAGGCCGAGTTATTCCAAGAGAACAGGATATAGGAAGTGTTATGG GTTACCTAAACTCTGCAATCCTTCCACTAGCCCATACATTCCTTGCGCCCTCGGCTCTCCACAAAATAACGCGCATTGTTCCACCACAACCGCTCCGGGACTCGGCAGATGCGGACAAAGCTCAGCCCATGTTTTATCATACGGAAAGATCGACGATTGCACCATGGTGTTTGCCCGTGCCCGAGGCGGATGGTGGAGGCCCATTGAACGGAACTGGAGAGGGACTGCCCGAGGCCAGACTGGTTCCTACGTGGGATTGGACTGCCAAGGATTATGAGAGTGGGCTGAGGAGAGCAAAGGCGTAG
- a CDS encoding AMP binding enzyme, translating to MPNSKPGSVEVGAATNGESAVRRSWIHPDSLVDRPAEGINIIHDVLQYAARTHGSKQAIGWRNIEKIVEEEKEVTKNVGGKQVTEKKVWKYFQLSDYQYWSFVEFRDYCMEAARGLVVLGVEKGKVFNIYAQTSVNWQMMGHACAAIGTPIATAYDTLGESGLQHSLDEPECQGVFTNADLLPTLLGVLPKTPTVKLVVYDGKPSDKVLEDIKAVREGLTVLHLDDVRAKGRENPDVDTKSRLPTSEDTACIMYTSGSTGAPKGVVLSHGNLIASLGAIKTLLGHHLKPDDAFLAYLPLAHILEYIVELALFFVGMTTGYGRVKTLTDASVRNCLGDIRAFRPTIMVGVPAVWETIRKGIMGKVNASGGLKKSVFMGSMSIKKAGVPGLTQAVDSLVFNQVKQQTGGRLRLTLSGGAALSRETQEFLSLALVTVLQGYGMTESCGMCAILPPEYMSYGPVGVPVPSIEIKLLDHPEAGYLSTNDLPQGEILIRGPSVTKGYFKRDDLNNDKEIFAGDGWFRTGDVGQWNKDGTLSIIDRIKNLVKLQGGEYIALERLESTYKSCDLVANICVHAVPDAKQPMALIYPHESNLRHFLQSANLPNVDSSADLTTLCHNKAVAEAVLKQCNVVGKKAGFKPLEILEAVVLTPEEWTPENELVTAAQKIQRKKIAQKYDKEIKEVYKEAQ from the exons ATGCCGAATAGCAAGCCCGGTTCCGTTGAGGTCGGCGCTGCCACCAATGGCGAGTCCGCCGTCCGCCGTTCGTGGATCCATCCCGACAGCCTTGTGGACCGACCGGCCGAGGGCATTAATATCATCCACGATGTCCTCCAATACGCTGCGCGCACCCACGGCTCGAAACAGGCCATCGGATGGCGCAACATTGAGAAGATTGTCGAGGAAGAGAAGGAAGTTACCAAGAACGTTGGCGGCAAGCAGGTCACCGAGAAGAAAGTATGGAAGTATTTCCAGCTTTCAGATTACCAGTACTGGTCCTTTGTCGAGTTCCGCGACTACTGCATGGAGGCTGCTCGTGGTCTCGTCGTGTTGGGAGTCGAAAAGGGCAAGGTGTTCAATATTTACGCGCAGACTTC GGTGAATTGGCAAATGATGGGTCATGCATGCGCGGCGATTGGCACGCCTATCGCTACAGCTTATGACACCCTTGGTGAATCAGGCCTACAGCACTCGCTCGATGAGCCTGAATGCCAGGGTGTATTCACCAACGCCGACTTGCTCCCTACGCTCCTAGGTGTTTTGCCCAAGACGCCCACCGTGAAATTGGTTGTCTATGACGGCAAACCCAGCGACAAGGTTCTCGAAGACATCAAGGCAGTTCGCGAGGGCTTGACCGTCCTCCACTTGGATGACGTCCGCGCCAAGGGTCGCGAGAACCCGGATGTGGATACCAAGTCCCGTCTACCCACCTCGGAAGACACCGCATGCATCATGTACACCTCTGGATCGACTGGCGCGCCCAAGGGTGTCGTCTTGAGCCACGGAAATCTCATCGCGTCCCTCGGAGCCATCAAGACGCTCCTTGGACACCACCTCAAGCCCGATGATGCTTTCCTCGCATACCTTCCGCTCGCTCACATTCTCGAATACATTGTCGAACTCGCTCTGTTCTTTGTTGGAATGACCACCGGATACGGGCGCGTCAAGACCTTGACTGACGCGTCTGTTCGAAACTGCCTGGGCGACATTCGCGCCTTCCGTCCGACGATCATGGTTGGTGTTCCTGCCGTTTGGGAGACTATTCGCAAGGGTATCATGGGCAAGGTCAATGCTTCAGGAGGACTCAAGAAGAGTGTGTTCATGGGCAGTATGTCCATCAAGAAGGCTGGCGTTCCTGGCCTTACCCAAGCCGTCGACTCGCTCGTATTCAACCAAGTCAAGCAACAGACTGGAGGTCGTCTCCGCCTGACGCTCAGTGGTGGTGCCGCGCTCTCTCGCGAGACTCAAGAGTTCTTGTCCTTGGCTCTCGTTACTGTCCTTCAAG GATACGGAATGACCGAGTCGTGTGGAATGTGTGCTATCCTTCCTCCCGAGTACATGTCCTACGGCCCCGTTGGTGTTCCCGTCCCATCGATTGAAATTAAGTTACTCGATCATCCCGAAGCCGGATATCTCTCGACCAATGATCTCCCGCAGGGTGAGATCCTTATTCGTGGCCCTTCGGTGACCAAGGGTTACTTCAAACGTGATGATCTCAATAACGACAAGGAGATCTTTGCTGGCGACGGTTGGTTCAGGACCGGCGATGTCGGCCAATGGAACAAGGATGGCACACTAAGCATCATTGATCGTATCAAGAACTTGGTCAAGCTGCAGGGTGGAGAG TACATTGCACTGGAGCGCCTCGAGTCGACCTACAAGTCTTGCGACCTCGTAGCCAATATCTGCGTTCATGCCGTTCCGGACGCGAAGCAGCCCATGGCCCTGATCTACCCACACGAATCTAATCTCCGCCACTTCCTCCAGTCGGCCAACCTCCCTAATGTTGACTCCTCTGCCGACCTCACAACTCTCTGTCACAACAAGGCAGTCGCCGAGGCCGTGCTCAAGCAGTGCAACGTAGTCGGAAAGAAGGCCGGTTTCAAGCCTTTGGAGATCTTGGAGGCCGTTGTCCTCACGCCTGAAGAATGGACACCCGAGAACGAGCTCGTTACTGCTGCGCAGAAgattcagaggaagaagattgCACAGAAGTACGACAAGGAGATTAAG GAGGTATACAAGGAGGCCCAGTAA
- a CDS encoding Serine/threonine-protein kinase produces the protein MAAQSVTWFSDLLPQVIPSAETGNGGNGKPLERIITPDSPGGVDELVRSEQTIRADVPNVIISGAMSNAEILAHLGKHGCIEVTNDIDASKSIDYPVVAGGFGDIYRGMLYDGTQVSIKCLRLMLDSGTTGRKHVKRAAHELYVWSKCNHPNVLEVYGVARYRNQIAMISPWMENGNLSQFLSRRPQVDRCALCIQIADGAAYLHSQGIAHGDIKGVNVLVAHDYTLKLADFGNASLKEYSLQFTTTANALNISPRWTAPEVVFGDTGHSVEADVYALGMTILEVITGAVPYAGISDVTVFAKVMQNIQPTRPEQHIPSGNPQADFLWALLTTCWAISPRDRPSAASVGDQMKLITQEGLLSKARWIPYSVLELSTS, from the exons ATGGCTGCCCAGTCAGTTACGTGGTTCTCGGACCTGCTACC CCAAGTAATACCTTCTGCTGAAACCGGAAATGGTGGAAATGGTAAACCCTTGGAAAGGATCATCACACCGGATTCCCCAGGTGGTGTGGACGAGTTGGTAAGGTCTGAACAAACTATCAGGGCAGACGTTCCAAACGTGATAATCAGTGGTGCAATG TCAAATGCCGAAATCCTGGCACATCTTGGGAAACATGGCTGCATCGAGGTAACCAACGATATCGATGCATCCAAGTCCATAGATTACCCAGTCGTTGCTGGTGGATTTGGCGACATATACCGCGGCATGCTTTACGACGGCACTCAAGTTAGCATCAAATGCCTAAGACTCATGCTCGACTCGGGGACCACAGGAAGGAAACATGTCAAG CGAGCCGCACACGAGCTGTACGTGTGGTCAAAGTGTAACCATCCGAATGTTTTGGAAGTCTACGGAGTTGCCCGATATCGAAATCAGATTGCTATGATTTCGCCGTGGATGGAGAACGGGAACCTTAGCCAATTTTTGTCTCGGCGGCCTCAAGTGGATCGATGTGCTTTG TGCATACAAATTGCCGATGGTGCTGCATACTTACATAGTCAAGGTATT GCGCACGGTGATATCAAAGGG GTGAATGTACTAGTAGCGCATGATTATACCCTCAAGCTCGCCGATTTTGGCAACGCAAGTTTAAAGGAGTATTCTCTACAATTCACTACTACGGCAAATGCGTTGAATATTTCACCCCGTTGGACG GCACCAGAGGTTGTATTTGGCGACACCGGCCACAGCGTCGAGGCTGACGTTTACGCGCTGGGCATG ACTATTCTG GAGGTGATTACTGGGGCAGTACCTTACGCTGGCATTAGCGACGTTACAGTCTTTGCCAAAGTTATGCAGAATATCCAGCCTACGCGACCAGAGCAACACATCCCGTCCGGAAACCCACAGGCCGACTTCCTATGGGCGCTTTTGACGACCTGTTGGGCAATTAGCCCCCGGGATCGGCCAAGCGCGGCTAGCGTAGGAGATCAA ATGAAACTAATCACGCAAGAAGGGCTGTTGAGCAAGGCCCGCTGGATTCCATATTCGGTCCTGGAGCTATCCACGTCTTGA
- a CDS encoding Myo-inositol-1(Or 4)-monophosphatase produces the protein MAAAKYALEKQVAIAAVSRACGLTTSVFQKLVTAETLIKGDKSPVTVGDIGAQAVVNTILSKAFPDDPIVGEEDAGDLRDNTDKARSLRERVIQLANGTLSPPPTLEELKTGQNVGDWGLGAPRTEAELLDAIDRGTHAGGEKGRMWTLDPIDGTKGFLRGGQYAVCLAFIVDSVVQLGVMGCPNLPATHGDGQGEKGCLFVAVRGQGAEQRPLSTPFSKSYKISIPILDQTSSPHLLESVEAAHSSHSFSARVSSALGITAPPVRMDSQAKYCELARSGGIYLRMPVGTGYVEKIWDHAPGSLLIEEAGGTITDSLGQPLHFGSGRTLGENNGIVAAGKELHPKVIEAIRKLREERK, from the exons ATGGCGGCAGCGAAGTATGCACTAGAAAAGCAGGTAGCGATTGCAGCTGTGTCCCGTGCATGTGGTCTTACTACATCAGTATTCCAAAAACTGGTTACTGCCGAGACGCTTATCAAAGGCGACAAGTCGCCCGTGACTG TTGGTGACATTGGAGCCCAGGCGGTCGTTAATACAATACTTTCGAAGGCATTTCCCGATGACCCAATTGTAGGCGAAGAGGACGCGGGCGATCTGCGGGATAATACAGACAAGGCTCGGTCATTAAGGGAAAGGGTAATACAGTTGGCAAACGGCACTCTTAGCCCGCCTCCAACTCTAGAAGAGCTGAAAACAGGTCAAAATGTTGGCGACTGGGGACTAGGTGCTCCCCGAACCGAAGCTGAACTACTAGATGCAATTGATAGGGGGACACATGCAGGAGGCGAGAAAGGCC GGATGTGGACGCTTGATCCAATCGACGGTACCAAAGGCTTCCTGAGAGGAGGGCAATACGCAGTTTGTCTCGCATTTATTGTGGACAGCGTTGTTCAACTGGGCGTCATGGGATGTCCGAATCTACCTGCCACCCATGGAGATGGTCAAGGAGAGAAGGGATGCCTGTTTGTTGCAGTTAGAGGCCAAGGCGCCGAGCAG CGACCTCTATCAACGCCATTTTCCAAATCTTACAAGATATCCATCCCTATCTTGGACCAAACTTCGTCTCCTCACCTTCTAGAATCGGTTGAAGCTGCGCATAGTTCGCATAGTTTTTCCGCTAGAGTCTCGTCTGCGCTCGGTATCACGGCCCCACCAGTCCGTATGGATAGTCAAGCGAAGTACTGCGAATTGGCACGTTCCGGAGGGATATATTTGAGAATGCCAGTTGGAACTGGATACGTTGAGAAAATATGG GATCATGCGCCTGGCTCCCTGCTAATCGAAGAAGCTGGGGGAACAATCACTGATTCTCTCGGGCAGCCACTCCATTTTGGATCAGGTCGCACTCTAGGCGAAAACAATGGGATTGTAGCCGCTGGCAAAGAACTGCACCCAAAAGTCATTGAAGCCATTCGAAAACTCCGAGAAGAACGAAAATAG